A single genomic interval of Celeribacter indicus harbors:
- the nuoK gene encoding NADH-quinone oxidoreductase subunit NuoK — MVGLEHYLTVAGALFVIGIFGLFLNRKNVIIILMSIEMILLSVNINLVAFSSFLGDLTGQIFTMLVLTVAAAEAAIGLAILVSFFRNRGTIDVQDVNVMKG, encoded by the coding sequence ATGGTCGGACTTGAACATTACCTGACAGTCGCGGGCGCGCTGTTTGTCATCGGCATCTTCGGTCTTTTCCTGAACCGCAAGAACGTCATCATCATCCTGATGTCCATCGAGATGATCCTGCTGTCGGTCAATATCAACCTGGTCGCCTTCTCCTCCTTCCTGGGGGATCTGACGGGACAGATCTTCACGATGCTCGTGCTCACCGTCGCGGCCGCCGAGGCGGCCATCGGCCTCGCGATCCTCGTGAGCTTCTTCCGCAACCGCGGCACGATCGACGTCCAGGACGTCAACGTGATGAAAGGGTAA
- a CDS encoding NADH-quinone oxidoreductase subunit J, with translation MTVADFAFYCFAILILAAGTFTVVAKNPVHSVLWLILTFLSAAGLFVLLGAEFVAMLLIIVYVGAVMVLFLFVVMMLDVDFAELKAGMAKYLPFALLIGAVLLMQLGLAFGDWTVAEGAEGLRRSVTPDTAEVHNTAALGLLMYDKYLMLFQLAGLVLLVSMIGAIVLTLRHRSDVKRQNVLAQMYRDPGEAMQIKDVKPGQGL, from the coding sequence ATGACTGTCGCGGATTTCGCATTCTATTGTTTCGCCATCCTGATACTGGCGGCCGGCACCTTCACGGTGGTCGCGAAGAACCCGGTGCATTCGGTGCTCTGGCTCATCCTGACCTTCCTGTCGGCGGCCGGGCTCTTCGTGCTGCTGGGCGCGGAATTCGTCGCCATGCTCCTGATCATCGTCTATGTCGGCGCGGTCATGGTGCTGTTCCTCTTCGTCGTGATGATGCTCGACGTCGATTTCGCGGAGCTGAAGGCGGGGATGGCGAAATACCTGCCCTTCGCGCTGCTGATCGGGGCGGTCCTGCTGATGCAGCTGGGGCTGGCCTTCGGGGACTGGACCGTCGCGGAGGGCGCGGAGGGGCTGCGCCGCTCGGTGACGCCGGATACCGCGGAGGTGCACAACACCGCCGCGCTCGGGCTGCTGATGTACGACAAATACCTGATGCTCTTCCAGCTCGCGGGTCTCGTGCTCCTGGTCTCGATGATCGGGGCGATCGTGCTCACGCTGCGCCACCGCTCCGACGTGAAGCGCCAGAACGTGCTCGCGCAGATGTATCGCGATCCGGGCGAGGCGATGCAGATCAAGGACGTGAAGCCGGGGCAGGGGCTCTGA
- a CDS encoding carboxymuconolactone decarboxylase family protein, which translates to MTDFAKMFGEMMEQSQKMAAAFNPALQNFQVPAFDKLFPTMTKAQMDMLWGNAFNPDGLDSKTRLLVILAGLTAQGAQAEIPFKMTVRHALEAGATKKEIAEVIYQMSMLGGVPAMSKALELAQGVFSETQEDSE; encoded by the coding sequence ATGACCGATTTCGCCAAGATGTTCGGAGAGATGATGGAGCAGAGCCAGAAGATGGCCGCTGCCTTCAACCCGGCGCTCCAGAATTTTCAGGTGCCCGCGTTCGACAAGCTCTTCCCGACCATGACCAAGGCGCAGATGGACATGCTCTGGGGCAATGCCTTCAACCCCGACGGGCTCGACAGCAAGACGCGGCTCCTGGTGATCCTCGCGGGGCTCACCGCCCAGGGGGCGCAGGCGGAGATCCCGTTCAAGATGACGGTCCGCCACGCGCTCGAGGCGGGGGCGACGAAAAAAGAGATCGCGGAAGTGATCTATCAAATGTCAATGCTGGGCGGCGTCCCGGCGATGTCAAAGGCACTGGAGTTGGCGCAGGGCGTCTTCTCCGAGACGCAGGAGGACAGTGAATGA
- the nuoI gene encoding NADH-quinone oxidoreductase subunit NuoI, translated as MALDYTRAAKYFLMTDIWTGFKIGLRYFFAPKATINYPHEKGPLSPRFRGEHALRRYPNGEERCIACKLCEAICPAQAITIDAEPREDGSRRTTRYDIDMTKCIYCGFCQEACPVDAIVEGPNFEFSTETREELFYDKQKLLDNGARWEAEIARNLELDAPYR; from the coding sequence ATGGCGCTCGATTACACCCGCGCAGCCAAATACTTCCTGATGACCGACATCTGGACCGGTTTCAAAATCGGGCTGCGCTATTTCTTCGCCCCCAAGGCGACGATCAACTACCCGCATGAAAAGGGCCCGCTCTCGCCGCGCTTCCGCGGCGAGCACGCGCTGCGCCGCTATCCCAACGGAGAGGAACGCTGCATCGCCTGCAAGCTCTGCGAGGCGATCTGTCCGGCGCAGGCGATCACCATCGACGCCGAACCGCGCGAGGACGGCTCGCGCCGCACCACGCGCTACGACATCGACATGACGAAATGTATCTACTGCGGCTTCTGCCAGGAGGCCTGCCCGGTGGATGCGATCGTCGAAGGACCGAATTTCGAATTCTCGACCGAGACGCGGGAGGAGCTGTTCTACGACAAGCAGAAGCTTCTCGACAACGGTGCCCGCTGGGAGGCGGAGATCGCGCGCAATCTCGAGCTCGACGCTCCCTATCGCTGA
- the nuoH gene encoding NADH-quinone oxidoreductase subunit NuoH, whose protein sequence is MVEFFTTTNLGIFLLTLGQILLVLVPLFVALAFLMYGDRKIWAAVQMRKGPNIVGIFGLLQSFADFIKYLVKEVVVPAGADKFVFYLAPMITFVTACIAWVVIPWNDGWVVSDINVAILYIFAISSLEVYGVIMGGWASNSKYPFLGSLRSAAQMISYEVSIGLIIIGVIISTGSLNLGDIVMAQKGSYGLFSWYWLPHLPMVVLFFVSALAETNRPPFDLPEAESELVAGYQVEYSSTPFLLFMIGELMAVVLMCALVSLLFFGGWLSPIPGLPDGILWFVLKMLVAFFIFAMVKAIVPRYRYDQLMRIGWKVFLPLSLFWVVLVAFLAKFEVFGGAYARWAIGG, encoded by the coding sequence ATGGTCGAATTTTTCACGACAACAAATCTGGGGATCTTTCTGCTCACGCTCGGGCAGATCTTGCTGGTCCTCGTGCCGCTCTTCGTGGCCCTCGCCTTTCTGATGTACGGCGACCGCAAGATCTGGGCCGCGGTCCAGATGCGCAAGGGGCCGAATATCGTCGGTATCTTCGGCCTGTTGCAGTCCTTCGCGGACTTCATCAAGTACCTCGTCAAGGAGGTGGTGGTGCCGGCCGGGGCGGACAAGTTCGTCTTCTACCTCGCGCCGATGATCACCTTCGTCACCGCCTGCATCGCCTGGGTCGTGATTCCCTGGAACGACGGCTGGGTGGTCTCCGACATCAACGTCGCGATCCTCTACATCTTCGCGATCTCCTCGCTCGAGGTCTACGGCGTGATCATGGGCGGCTGGGCGTCGAACTCGAAATACCCGTTCCTGGGCTCGCTGCGCTCGGCGGCGCAGATGATCTCCTACGAGGTCTCCATCGGCCTCATCATCATCGGCGTGATCATCTCCACCGGGTCGCTCAACCTCGGCGACATCGTCATGGCGCAGAAGGGGAGCTATGGCCTCTTCTCCTGGTACTGGCTGCCGCATCTGCCGATGGTCGTGCTGTTCTTCGTCTCCGCCCTTGCGGAGACCAACCGCCCGCCCTTCGACCTGCCGGAGGCGGAATCCGAACTCGTCGCGGGCTACCAGGTCGAATATTCCTCGACGCCCTTCCTGCTGTTCATGATCGGCGAGCTGATGGCGGTGGTGCTGATGTGCGCGCTCGTCTCGCTCCTGTTCTTCGGCGGCTGGCTGTCGCCCATTCCGGGCCTGCCCGACGGCATCCTGTGGTTCGTTCTCAAGATGCTCGTGGCCTTCTTCATCTTCGCGATGGTGAAAGCCATCGTGCCGCGCTACCGCTACGACCAGCTGATGCGCATCGGCTGGAAGGTCTTCCTCCCGCTCTCGCTCTTCTGGGTCGTCCTGGTCGCGTTCCTTGCAAAATTCGAAGTCTTCGGCGGGGCCTATGCCCGCTGGGCGATTGGAGGCTGA
- the nuoG gene encoding NADH-quinone oxidoreductase subunit NuoG, which produces MADTRKIIIDGNEIEVDPAMTILQACEVAGIEVPRFCYHERLSIAGNCRMCLVEVVGGPPKPAASCAMQIKDLRPGPEGQPPVVKTNSPMVKKAREGVMEFLLINHPLDCPICDQGGECDLQDQAMAYGVDFSRYREPKRATEDLNLGPLVATTMTRCISCTRCVRFTTEVAGITQMGQTGRGEDSEITSYLNETLHSNLQGNIIDLCPVGALTSKPYAFTARPWELTKTETIDVMDAMGANIRVDTKGREVMRILPRNHDAVNEEWISDKTRFVWDGLRRQRLDRPYVRRDGKLKPATWAEALGAAAAAMKGKKVAGLVGDLAPVEAVYALKGLVEGLGGSVECRTDGARLPAGNRAAYAGTARIEDIDDAQMILMIGSNPRDEAPVLNARIRKAWAKGAQVGLVGEAVDLTYGYDHIGTDRAALQSLLDEEISEETKATQSLIIVGAGAIGEADGEAVLSTAMQIAEATNSRLMILHTAASRVGAMDVDATTEGGLSAALDGAEVIYNLGADEVEIGDGAFVIYQGSHGDRGAHRADVILPGAAYTEENGLFVNLEGRPQLALRAAFPPGEAKENWAILRALSAEAGAQLPYDSLAQLRNALIAEVPHLSQIDTVAENEWLPLPAAPLGKASFRNAVKDFYLTNPIARASVLMAELSAMAKARDAAPVAAE; this is translated from the coding sequence ATGGCAGATACGCGCAAAATCATCATTGACGGGAACGAGATCGAGGTCGATCCGGCCATGACGATCCTCCAGGCCTGCGAAGTGGCCGGGATCGAGGTGCCGCGGTTCTGCTATCACGAACGGCTGTCCATCGCGGGCAACTGCCGCATGTGCCTCGTCGAGGTCGTGGGCGGACCGCCGAAGCCCGCCGCCTCCTGTGCGATGCAGATCAAGGACCTGCGTCCGGGACCGGAAGGCCAGCCGCCGGTGGTGAAGACCAATTCGCCGATGGTGAAGAAGGCGCGCGAGGGGGTGATGGAATTCCTGCTCATCAACCACCCGCTCGACTGCCCGATCTGCGACCAGGGCGGCGAATGCGACCTCCAGGACCAGGCGATGGCCTATGGCGTCGATTTCTCGCGCTACCGCGAGCCGAAGCGCGCGACCGAGGACCTGAACCTCGGGCCGCTCGTCGCGACGACGATGACGCGCTGCATCTCCTGCACCCGCTGCGTGCGCTTCACGACCGAGGTCGCGGGGATCACCCAGATGGGCCAGACGGGCCGGGGCGAGGACAGCGAGATCACGAGCTATCTCAACGAGACGCTGCATTCGAACCTTCAGGGCAACATCATCGACCTCTGTCCGGTCGGCGCGCTGACCTCGAAGCCCTATGCCTTCACCGCGCGTCCCTGGGAGCTGACGAAGACGGAGACGATCGACGTCATGGACGCGATGGGGGCGAATATCCGCGTGGACACGAAGGGGCGCGAGGTCATGCGCATCCTGCCGCGCAACCATGACGCGGTGAACGAGGAGTGGATCTCCGACAAGACGCGCTTCGTCTGGGACGGCCTGCGCCGCCAGCGCCTCGACCGGCCCTATGTGCGCCGCGACGGGAAGCTGAAGCCCGCCACCTGGGCGGAGGCGCTCGGGGCGGCCGCGGCCGCGATGAAGGGCAAGAAGGTCGCGGGGCTCGTCGGCGATCTCGCCCCCGTCGAGGCGGTCTATGCGCTCAAGGGGCTGGTCGAGGGGCTCGGCGGCTCGGTCGAATGCCGCACCGACGGTGCGCGCCTTCCGGCGGGCAACCGTGCGGCCTATGCCGGCACCGCCCGGATCGAGGATATCGACGACGCGCAGATGATCCTGATGATCGGCAGCAACCCGCGCGACGAGGCGCCGGTGCTCAACGCGCGGATCCGCAAGGCCTGGGCGAAGGGCGCGCAGGTCGGGCTGGTGGGCGAGGCGGTCGACCTGACCTATGGCTACGACCATATCGGCACCGACCGCGCGGCGCTGCAATCGCTTCTGGACGAGGAGATCTCCGAGGAGACGAAGGCGACGCAATCGCTGATCATCGTCGGCGCGGGCGCGATCGGCGAGGCCGATGGCGAGGCCGTTCTCTCCACCGCGATGCAGATCGCAGAGGCCACCAATTCGCGCCTGATGATCCTGCACACCGCCGCCTCCCGCGTGGGGGCGATGGATGTGGATGCGACGACCGAGGGCGGGCTGAGCGCGGCGCTCGACGGGGCCGAGGTGATCTACAACCTCGGCGCGGACGAGGTCGAGATCGGGGACGGCGCCTTCGTGATCTACCAGGGCTCGCATGGCGACCGCGGCGCACACCGCGCCGACGTGATCCTGCCGGGCGCGGCCTATACCGAGGAGAACGGGCTCTTCGTGAACCTCGAGGGCCGTCCGCAGCTCGCGCTGCGCGCCGCCTTCCCGCCGGGAGAGGCAAAGGAGAACTGGGCGATCCTGCGGGCGCTCTCGGCCGAGGCGGGGGCGCAACTGCCCTACGATTCGCTCGCGCAGCTGCGCAACGCGCTGATCGCGGAGGTGCCGCACCTGTCGCAGATCGACACGGTGGCGGAGAACGAATGGCTGCCGCTTCCGGCCGCGCCGCTCGGCAAGGCGAGCTTCCGCAACGCGGTGAAGGATTTCTACCTCACCAACCCGATCGCGCGCGCCTCGGTGCTGATGGCCGAACTCTCGGCCATGGCGAAGGCGCGCGACGCGGCGCCGGTGGCCGCCGAATGA
- a CDS encoding DUF5333 domain-containing protein, translated as MIRHLAYPALIALMAAPASAAPITEDPEIKSVMIENMIVTELTSLCPGLAPRTRQVNAQAKSMLARITEKGYGADEVQALQDPAYLAELSRESDAFFAANGVEKRNTEAMCAFGKAQIAARSPLGKLMKNR; from the coding sequence ATGATCCGGCACCTTGCATATCCCGCGCTGATCGCGTTGATGGCCGCACCGGCCTCCGCCGCGCCGATCACCGAAGATCCCGAAATCAAGTCCGTGATGATCGAGAACATGATCGTTACCGAACTGACCTCCCTCTGTCCGGGCCTCGCGCCGCGCACCCGGCAGGTGAACGCACAGGCGAAGTCCATGTTGGCCCGCATCACCGAAAAGGGATATGGCGCCGACGAGGTGCAGGCGCTCCAGGACCCGGCCTATCTGGCCGAGCTGTCGCGCGAGTCGGACGCATTCTTCGCCGCCAACGGCGTCGAGAAACGGAACACGGAGGCGATGTGCGCCTTCGGCAAAGCGCAGATTGCCGCGCGCTCCCCGCTCGGCAAACTCATGAAGAACAGGTGA
- a CDS encoding DUF5333 domain-containing protein has protein sequence MTTLKPLLFAMGLGAGASAAAAELPPLREVEEIDRNMLWAAIAIEVSDECPTLEARKLKGLNFLWGLKRQASSMGYSDAQIRSYVESDAEEARIRRLGESYVRRAGFDPKTEAGLCAFGRAEIARGSLIGSFLRSTR, from the coding sequence ATGACGACCCTGAAACCCCTCCTTTTCGCGATGGGCCTCGGCGCCGGCGCCTCGGCGGCGGCGGCCGAACTGCCGCCGCTCAGGGAGGTCGAGGAGATCGACCGGAACATGCTCTGGGCGGCGATCGCGATCGAGGTGTCCGACGAATGCCCGACGCTCGAGGCGCGCAAGCTCAAGGGGCTGAATTTCCTCTGGGGGCTGAAGCGGCAGGCGTCGTCCATGGGCTACAGCGACGCGCAGATCCGCTCCTACGTCGAAAGCGACGCCGAGGAGGCGCGCATCCGGCGGCTCGGCGAGAGCTATGTGCGCCGGGCGGGCTTCGATCCGAAGACGGAGGCGGGGCTCTGCGCCTTCGGCCGGGCGGAGATCGCGCGCGGCTCGCTGATCGGGTCCTTCCTGAGGAGCACGCGATGA
- the nuoF gene encoding NADH-quinone oxidoreductase subunit NuoF, with translation MLKDQDRIFTNLYGMNDRSLAGAQKRGHWDGTAGILANGRDWIIEQVKASGLRGRGGAGFPTGLKWSFMPKESDGRPAYLVINADESEPATCKDREIMRHDPHTLVEGALIAGFAMGAVAAYIYIRGEYIREKEALQAAIDEAYEAGLIGRNACKSGYDFDIYLHHGAGAYICGEETALIESLEGKKGMPRMKPPFPAGAGLYGCPTTVNNVESIAVVPTILRRGPEWFASFGRPNNAGTKLMALTGHVNTPCVFEEEMSLSVREIIEKHGGGIRGGWDNLKAIIPGGASCPVLPKSALEDAIFDFDWMRENKSSFGTGCMIVMDNSVDVVKAIWRLSSFFKHESCGQCTPCREGTGWMMRVMERLVTGDAEIEEIDMLLDVTKQVEGHTICALGDAAAWPIQGLIRHFRDEIEDRIKAKQTGRVTAAYAAE, from the coding sequence ATGCTCAAGGATCAGGATCGGATCTTTACCAACCTCTACGGGATGAACGACCGTAGCCTCGCAGGTGCGCAGAAACGCGGCCATTGGGACGGCACCGCGGGCATTCTCGCCAACGGGCGCGACTGGATCATCGAGCAGGTGAAGGCCTCCGGCCTGCGCGGGCGCGGCGGCGCGGGCTTTCCGACGGGTCTGAAATGGTCCTTCATGCCCAAGGAAAGCGACGGGCGCCCGGCCTATCTGGTGATCAATGCCGACGAATCCGAGCCCGCGACCTGCAAGGACCGGGAGATCATGCGCCACGACCCGCACACGCTGGTCGAAGGGGCGCTGATCGCCGGCTTCGCCATGGGGGCGGTGGCCGCCTATATCTACATCCGGGGCGAATACATCCGGGAGAAGGAGGCGCTTCAGGCCGCGATCGACGAAGCCTATGAGGCCGGCCTGATCGGGCGCAACGCCTGCAAGTCCGGCTATGATTTCGACATCTACCTGCACCACGGGGCCGGCGCCTATATCTGCGGCGAGGAAACCGCGCTGATCGAGAGCCTCGAGGGCAAGAAGGGCATGCCGCGGATGAAGCCGCCGTTTCCCGCGGGTGCGGGGCTCTACGGCTGCCCGACCACGGTGAACAACGTGGAAAGCATTGCCGTCGTGCCGACGATCCTGCGGCGCGGACCCGAATGGTTCGCCTCCTTCGGGCGTCCGAACAACGCCGGGACGAAGCTCATGGCGCTGACCGGCCATGTCAACACGCCCTGCGTCTTCGAGGAGGAGATGTCGCTCTCCGTGCGCGAGATCATCGAGAAGCACGGCGGCGGCATCCGCGGCGGCTGGGACAATCTCAAGGCGATCATCCCCGGCGGGGCCTCCTGCCCGGTGCTGCCGAAATCCGCGCTCGAGGATGCGATCTTCGACTTCGACTGGATGCGGGAGAACAAGAGCTCCTTCGGCACCGGCTGCATGATCGTCATGGACAATTCGGTGGACGTGGTGAAGGCGATCTGGCGCCTCTCCTCCTTCTTCAAGCACGAGAGCTGCGGCCAGTGCACCCCCTGCCGCGAAGGCACGGGCTGGATGATGCGCGTGATGGAGCGGCTCGTGACGGGCGATGCGGAGATCGAGGAGATCGACATGCTGCTCGACGTGACCAAACAGGTCGAGGGCCACACGATCTGCGCCCTGGGCGATGCCGCGGCCTGGCCGATCCAGGGCCTGATCCGTCACTTCCGCGACGAGATCGAGGACCGCATCAAGGCGAAGCAGACCGGCCGCGTCACCGCGGCCTATGCGGCGGAGTAA
- a CDS encoding DUF5337 domain-containing protein, translating into MVPDKDLQQAKKARMVALVIAATMVVWLGAQWVGAKLGWPERYAFLIDLSALAAFVWAFVVIYQIWRARQQD; encoded by the coding sequence ATGGTTCCCGACAAGGACCTCCAGCAGGCGAAGAAGGCGCGGATGGTCGCGCTCGTCATCGCCGCGACGATGGTGGTCTGGCTGGGGGCCCAGTGGGTCGGGGCGAAACTCGGATGGCCTGAGCGCTACGCGTTTCTCATCGACCTCTCGGCGCTCGCCGCATTCGTGTGGGCGTTCGTGGTGATTTATCAGATCTGGCGCGCGCGCCAGCAGGACTGA
- a CDS encoding NADH-quinone oxidoreductase subunit E, with product MLRRLYHEQPAAFAFTEANRAWAEGQIAKYPEGRQQSAIIPLLWRAQEQEGWLTKPAIEHVADMLGLPYIRALEVATFYFMFQLQPVGTVAHIQVCGTTTCMICGSGDIIEVCKRRIAPTPHTLSADGRFSWEEVECLGACANAPMAQIGKDYYEDLTAENFERLLDRMEAGEVPLPGSQQGRYSSEPAGGPVVLADYRGTGADHNGSVQRAVDIGDTLKRIDGTEVPLLTPWIHRGAGHGATPKPEPMEKSAVQQAAESAAREPKPAKGHPATKLGVTEQEAEAESKAKPDSKSDPAGEVAESSGPTEPVHGEEIVPRTGAEAGPTLVAQKKPRTMKAPRKAGADDLKKLKGVGPKLEATLNQLGFWHYDQIAKWTPEEIAWVDERLRFKGRIERDGWTEQAKILAEGGETDFSKRAKY from the coding sequence ATGCTCCGCCGTCTTTATCATGAACAGCCCGCCGCCTTCGCCTTTACCGAGGCGAACCGCGCCTGGGCCGAGGGCCAGATCGCGAAATACCCGGAAGGGCGCCAGCAATCGGCGATCATCCCGCTGCTGTGGCGCGCGCAGGAGCAGGAAGGCTGGCTGACCAAGCCGGCGATCGAACATGTCGCGGACATGCTGGGCCTGCCCTATATCCGGGCGCTCGAGGTGGCGACCTTCTACTTCATGTTCCAGCTTCAGCCGGTGGGGACGGTCGCGCATATCCAGGTCTGCGGCACCACGACCTGCATGATCTGCGGCTCGGGCGACATCATCGAGGTCTGCAAGCGCCGGATCGCGCCGACGCCGCACACGCTGTCGGCGGACGGGCGGTTTTCCTGGGAAGAGGTGGAATGCCTCGGCGCCTGCGCCAATGCGCCGATGGCGCAGATCGGCAAGGATTACTACGAGGACCTGACGGCGGAGAATTTCGAGCGTCTGCTCGACCGGATGGAGGCGGGCGAGGTGCCGCTGCCGGGATCGCAGCAGGGCCGCTATTCCTCCGAGCCGGCGGGCGGTCCCGTGGTCCTCGCGGATTACCGGGGCACGGGTGCGGACCATAACGGATCGGTGCAGCGCGCGGTCGATATCGGCGACACGCTCAAGCGCATCGACGGCACCGAGGTGCCGCTCCTGACCCCGTGGATCCACAGGGGCGCGGGCCATGGCGCGACGCCGAAGCCCGAGCCGATGGAGAAATCCGCGGTGCAGCAGGCGGCGGAAAGCGCGGCGCGGGAGCCGAAACCCGCGAAGGGGCATCCGGCGACGAAACTCGGCGTGACCGAGCAGGAGGCCGAGGCGGAATCGAAGGCCAAGCCGGATTCGAAGAGCGATCCGGCGGGCGAGGTGGCCGAAAGCAGCGGCCCGACGGAGCCCGTGCACGGCGAGGAGATCGTGCCCCGCACCGGCGCGGAGGCGGGACCGACCCTCGTCGCGCAGAAGAAGCCGCGCACGATGAAGGCGCCGCGCAAGGCCGGGGCGGACGATCTCAAGAAGCTCAAGGGCGTGGGTCCGAAGCTCGAGGCGACGCTCAACCAGCTCGGCTTCTGGCATTACGACCAGATCGCGAAATGGACGCCGGAGGAGATCGCCTGGGTCGACGAGCGTCTGCGCTTCAAGGGCCGGATCGAACGCGACGGCTGGACCGAACAGGCGAAGATCCTCGCGGAAGGCGGCGAAACCGACTTCTCGAAACGCGCGAAATACTGA
- a CDS encoding NADH-quinone oxidoreductase subunit D, which yields MMDGDIRQNTYDDGSRDARTGEQQIRNFNINFGPQHPAAHGVLRMVLELDGEVVERADPHIGLLHRGTEKLMESRTYLQNLPYLDRLDYVAPMNQEHSWCLAIEKLAGVTVPRRASLIRVLYSEIGRVLNHLLNVTTGAMDVGALTPPLWGFEEREKLMIFYERACGARLHSAYFRPGGVHQDLPPALLDDIDAWADHFPKVLDDVHELLTENRIFKQRTVDIGVVSEQEVLDWSFSGVMARGSGLAWDLRRAQPYECYDEFEFGIPVGTRGDCYDRYLCRMQEMYESTKIIRQAVAKLREPANQGDILARGKLTPPKRGDMKTSMEALIHHFKLYTEGFKLPAGEVYAAVEAPKGEFGVYLVSDGTNKPYRAKLRAPGFLHLQAMDHMAKGHLLADVSALIATMDIVFGEVDR from the coding sequence ATGATGGACGGCGACATCCGGCAAAACACCTATGACGACGGCTCGCGGGACGCCCGGACGGGCGAACAGCAGATCCGCAACTTCAACATCAACTTCGGCCCGCAGCACCCCGCCGCCCACGGCGTGCTGCGCATGGTGCTCGAGCTCGACGGCGAGGTGGTGGAACGCGCCGACCCGCATATCGGGCTGCTGCACCGCGGCACCGAAAAGCTGATGGAGAGCCGCACCTATCTCCAGAACCTGCCCTATCTCGACCGGCTCGACTACGTGGCGCCGATGAACCAGGAACATTCCTGGTGCCTCGCGATCGAGAAGCTCGCGGGTGTCACCGTGCCCCGCCGCGCCTCGCTCATCCGCGTGCTCTATTCGGAGATCGGCCGCGTTCTCAACCACCTGCTGAACGTGACGACGGGGGCGATGGACGTGGGCGCGCTCACCCCGCCGCTCTGGGGCTTCGAGGAACGCGAGAAGCTCATGATCTTCTACGAACGGGCCTGCGGCGCGCGCCTGCACTCGGCCTATTTCCGTCCCGGCGGCGTGCACCAGGATCTTCCGCCCGCGCTGCTCGACGATATCGACGCCTGGGCCGATCATTTCCCGAAGGTGCTCGACGATGTGCACGAGCTGCTGACGGAGAACCGCATCTTCAAGCAGCGCACCGTGGATATCGGCGTGGTCTCCGAGCAGGAGGTGCTCGACTGGAGCTTCTCGGGCGTGATGGCCCGCGGCTCCGGCCTCGCCTGGGACCTGCGCCGCGCGCAGCCCTACGAATGCTACGACGAGTTCGAGTTCGGGATCCCCGTCGGCACGAGGGGAGACTGCTACGACCGCTATCTCTGCCGGATGCAGGAGATGTACGAGTCGACAAAGATCATCCGGCAGGCGGTCGCCAAGCTGCGCGAGCCCGCGAACCAGGGCGACATCCTCGCCCGCGGCAAGCTCACCCCGCCGAAGCGCGGCGACATGAAGACGTCGATGGAAGCGCTCATCCACCATTTCAAGCTCTATACCGAGGGCTTCAAGCTGCCGGCGGGCGAGGTCTATGCCGCCGTCGAGGCGCCGAAGGGCGAGTTCGGCGTCTATCTCGTCTCCGACGGCACCAACAAGCCCTACCGCGCCAAGCTGCGCGCGCCGGGCTTCCTGCATTTGCAGGCGATGGATCACATGGCCAAGGGCCATCTGCTCGCGGATGTCTCCGCCCTCATCGCTACCATGGACATCGTTTTCGGGGAGGTCGACCGCTAA